In Ischnura elegans chromosome 6, ioIscEleg1.1, whole genome shotgun sequence, one genomic interval encodes:
- the LOC124161579 gene encoding kielin/chordin-like protein codes for MEGLKFTVALALLLAVFTVDASPVISGNPTNPSQSGNQPHGVLTCEQIPCKNTNYERFADPADPCSYCCCSDGDEFAKTQKCDNIGLFNPDTGKCHGTNMCPCGNANCSDECLNGWIDYPVKNPDDPCGFCICPKDGSAPYPGKCNCSRFEPTWMQCVPDTNVCPCACKDIECRRVLHGQDEVRFSNPNDECGFCCCRPDLTDAIPLDCPFHERYDNVTNDCVPDPTHHCPPPHPSFPPASSARPPPVTPPHGHGDGGCETVKCPVDPDTAPLYACPNDPHSFCQCDWGEVAHTMPCGPGTTFNQKMQACL; via the exons ATGGAAG GGTTGAAGTTTACCGTGGCCTTAGCCCTGCTCCTGGCAGTCTTCACCGTCGATGCATCACCTGTCATCTCTGGCAATCCAACCAATCCATCCCAATCTGGCAATCAACCTCACGGCGTATTAACCTGCGAACAAATACC ATGCAAGAACACCAACTACGAGCGATTCGCGGACCCAGCAGATCCCTGTAGCTATTGCTGCTGTTCGGATGGCGATGAATTCGCGAAAACACAAAAATGCGATAATATAGGACTGTTCAACCCGGATACGGGAAAGTGCCATGGAACAAACATGTGCCCATGCGGAAACGCAAATTGCAGTGATGAATGCCTCAATGGATGGATCGACTACCCAGTGAAGAACCCCGACGACCCCTGCGGCTTTTGCATTTGCCCCAAAGACGGCAGCGCACCGTACCCTGGAAAATGTAACTGCAGCAGATTCGAGCCTACTTGGATGCAGTGCGTGCCGGACACCAATGTTTGTCCTTGCGCTTGCAAAGATATCGAATGCCGTAGAGTCCTCCACGGCCAAGACGAGGTTCGCTTTTCAAATCCGAACGACGAATGCGGTTTCTGCTGCTGCCGACCTGATCTCACCGACGCCATACCCCTCGACTGCCCCTTCCACGAGAGATACGACAACGTCACCAACGACTGCGTCCCCGACCCAACCCACCACTGCCCACCCCCTCACCCCAGTTTCCCTCCCGCATCCTCAGCCAGGCCGCCTCCCGTCACCCCACCTCATGGTCACGGCGACGGCGGATGCGAGACCGTGAAATGCCCAGTGGACCCCGACACGGCGCCGCTCTACGCCTGCCCCAACGACCCCCACTCCTTCTGCCAGTGCGACTGGGGAGAGGTCGCCCACACCATGCCTTGCGGTCCCGGCACAACCTTCAACCAGAAGATGCAGGCTTGCCTGTGA